The following coding sequences lie in one Archaeoglobaceae archaeon genomic window:
- a CDS encoding acyl-CoA dehydrogenase family protein, giving the protein MNFLDLEELTEEEKLLRSEVHRFAEEVIRPASIELDRMPAEERVKPGSPFYKVMKQMKKLGYHKIMIPPEKGGIAMTPLQRCIVFEEIAWGSLGFATALGVDMIPFTTAALFGSEQAYHDLVVPWLERDDLHGCWGVTEPEHGSDYLIMLREEKEAVEKMGKGNIVAEKDGDEWVISGQKSAWVSSAPVATHCGLHAQVKGEKTLANGLFCIVPLNQKGVRKGKPVEMLGMRDDPQGELFFDCARIPEHYVIVAPGFFYGVFCDQLLCLTSCGMGAFSVGLARAAFEEALKYARQRVQGGVPLVKHKNIKLKLYEMFEKVETARTYVRKATEYTHKRILELGTNDASPRHARMAQIYAKKIAFEVANDALQIFGAYGLSKEFIIEKFFRDARALQIEDGTVEVLSLEASEDIIENYEKDYYDVCHINRFYC; this is encoded by the coding sequence ATGAATTTCTTGGACTTAGAAGAGCTCACAGAAGAGGAAAAATTGCTGAGGAGTGAGGTGCATAGATTTGCAGAGGAAGTCATCAGACCAGCATCGATTGAATTGGACAGAATGCCTGCTGAAGAAAGAGTAAAACCCGGATCGCCATTCTACAAGGTAATGAAGCAAATGAAAAAGCTCGGATACCACAAGATCATGATCCCACCAGAGAAGGGTGGCATTGCCATGACTCCGCTCCAGCGATGCATAGTCTTCGAAGAGATAGCTTGGGGAAGTCTTGGTTTTGCCACTGCACTGGGAGTGGACATGATTCCTTTTACCACTGCAGCACTTTTTGGATCTGAACAAGCGTATCATGATCTCGTGGTTCCTTGGCTTGAAAGGGATGATCTTCACGGTTGCTGGGGCGTTACAGAGCCTGAGCATGGCAGTGACTATTTAATAATGCTAAGAGAAGAGAAAGAAGCAGTAGAGAAAATGGGAAAAGGCAATATCGTGGCTGAAAAGGATGGCGATGAATGGGTTATTTCTGGACAAAAGTCCGCATGGGTATCATCTGCCCCAGTGGCAACCCACTGCGGATTGCATGCGCAGGTTAAAGGAGAGAAAACCTTGGCTAATGGACTTTTCTGCATCGTTCCATTAAACCAGAAAGGAGTTAGAAAGGGGAAGCCTGTAGAAATGCTTGGGATGCGTGACGATCCACAGGGGGAACTATTCTTCGATTGTGCCCGAATTCCAGAACACTATGTAATTGTAGCCCCAGGCTTTTTCTATGGTGTTTTCTGCGATCAACTCCTATGCCTGACAAGCTGTGGAATGGGAGCTTTTTCAGTCGGACTCGCAAGGGCTGCATTTGAGGAGGCTTTGAAATACGCCAGACAGCGTGTGCAAGGAGGGGTGCCACTTGTTAAGCACAAAAATATAAAGCTCAAGCTATACGAGATGTTCGAAAAGGTCGAAACTGCGAGAACCTATGTAAGAAAGGCAACTGAATACACCCACAAAAGGATCTTAGAACTTGGAACAAATGATGCTTCGCCAAGACATGCAAGAATGGCACAGATCTACGCCAAAAAGATAGCTTTTGAAGTTGCAAACGATGCTTTGCAGATATTTGGGGCTTATGGGCTCAGCAAAGAGTTCATAATAGAGAAGTTCTTCAGAGATGCCCGAGCTTTGCAGATCGAAGACGGCACAGTAGAAGTTCTGAGCCTTGAAGCAAGCGAGGACATAATAGAGAACTACGAGAAAGACTACTATGATGTCTGCCATATAAATAGATTTTATTGTTAA
- a CDS encoding SCP2 sterol-binding domain-containing protein produces the protein MAVVFPSKEWMDELLKKVNSDETYKKVAANWEGDFLCTVLLDNEALKEFQNPEKLAGFISMLATIPKEKWANFKGRAEEKLLNKLGIELDPKKTDLSKLDANALARKMSEIKLEEVQGASISIWMDFWHGQLRNLEVVTPGEKANARFKLTGPYSVYKQMVGGRADAITLIVGGKIKLQGDMGYMMRNMAAVKRFTELMASVPIK, from the coding sequence ATGGCAGTTGTTTTTCCATCGAAAGAGTGGATGGATGAGCTTTTGAAGAAGGTCAACAGCGATGAAACGTATAAGAAAGTTGCTGCAAACTGGGAAGGGGATTTTCTATGCACAGTTTTGCTTGACAACGAAGCTCTCAAAGAATTTCAGAACCCTGAGAAATTAGCAGGGTTCATTTCCATGCTTGCAACGATTCCAAAAGAGAAATGGGCCAATTTCAAAGGAAGGGCAGAAGAAAAGTTACTCAATAAGCTTGGAATAGAACTCGATCCCAAAAAGACGGATCTTTCAAAGCTCGATGCAAATGCTCTTGCCAGGAAGATGAGCGAAATAAAGCTTGAAGAAGTTCAAGGTGCTTCAATTAGCATATGGATGGATTTCTGGCATGGTCAACTCAGAAATCTGGAAGTAGTAACACCAGGGGAGAAGGCCAATGCTCGATTTAAACTAACTGGACCCTACTCAGTATACAAGCAGATGGTTGGAGGAAGGGCGGATGCAATAACCCTGATTGTGGGTGGCAAGATCAAACTACAAGGCGATATGGGCTACATGATGCGAAACATGGCAGCAGTTAAAAGATTTACAGAACTAATGGCATCAGTCCCAATAAAATAA
- a CDS encoding molybdopterin molybdotransferase MoeA, whose translation MKKLVTIDDTWKLMLELRERYYFRRDIEEVSLRDAVCRELAEDIIAKKDVPAYDMATMDGFAIKFGKREYRILGEIYSGDMGEYEIGDDDCFYVATGSKIPKNADTVVKVEIAKVKNGRIEIDGELEKGKYVLKAGSEAKKGELILKKGIKLNPQEIAVISSLGYERVKVYKKLKVGVFSNGDEIKRGIIPDSNSAMIIAFLKKWGCEVEFLGVVGDDKEEVEKVLRYGAENFDVVMTSGGVSLGKKDYVIKVLGEIGEILINQVRQRPGKPLTVAIVNDKPVFALPGKPAGAFIAMLSVRVFFVGEKPYPKVKAKLASGVKIPSDGFSYFLFVKLEDGIAIPVSYKGNIFSTAFSEGYEPSLIASMSRSTLSDGFVIANRDLEEGEEVEVNLYD comes from the coding sequence ATGAAAAAATTGGTAACGATTGACGATACGTGGAAATTGATGCTAGAACTCAGAGAGAGATATTATTTCAGGAGGGATATAGAGGAAGTTTCTTTGAGAGATGCAGTTTGTAGAGAACTTGCTGAAGATATAATAGCAAAAAAAGACGTTCCTGCTTACGATATGGCAACAATGGATGGTTTTGCGATCAAATTCGGCAAAAGAGAGTATCGAATCTTAGGGGAGATTTACTCCGGAGATATGGGCGAATATGAAATAGGCGATGATGATTGTTTCTATGTTGCAACTGGCTCAAAAATACCAAAAAATGCCGATACAGTTGTCAAAGTTGAGATAGCGAAAGTAAAAAATGGTAGGATCGAAATTGATGGAGAGCTTGAGAAAGGCAAATACGTCCTAAAGGCGGGTAGCGAGGCTAAAAAAGGGGAGCTAATATTGAAGAAGGGAATAAAACTGAATCCGCAAGAGATAGCGGTTATCTCAAGTTTGGGTTATGAAAGAGTGAAGGTCTACAAAAAGCTAAAAGTTGGAGTCTTTTCTAATGGTGATGAAATAAAAAGAGGAATAATTCCAGATTCAAATTCTGCTATGATCATTGCCTTTCTAAAGAAATGGGGTTGTGAAGTTGAATTTCTTGGAGTTGTTGGAGACGATAAAGAAGAAGTCGAGAAGGTGTTGAGATATGGGGCCGAGAATTTTGATGTGGTTATGACAAGTGGGGGAGTAAGTTTGGGCAAAAAGGACTACGTTATAAAAGTTTTAGGCGAAATTGGGGAAATTTTAATTAACCAAGTAAGGCAAAGACCCGGAAAGCCTTTAACGGTAGCAATTGTTAATGATAAGCCTGTTTTTGCATTGCCCGGAAAACCAGCGGGCGCTTTTATAGCAATGCTTTCAGTCAGAGTCTTTTTTGTTGGAGAAAAGCCGTATCCAAAGGTTAAGGCTAAATTGGCTTCAGGTGTTAAAATTCCTTCGGATGGATTCAGCTACTTCTTATTTGTGAAGCTTGAAGATGGTATTGCGATTCCGGTAAGCTATAAGGGAAATATTTTTTCAACTGCATTTTCAGAAGGTTATGAACCGAGTTTAATAGCTTCTATGTCGAGAAGCACTCTTTCGGATGGCTTTGTTATTGCTAACAGAGACCTTGAGGAAGGGGAGGAAGTCGAGGTAAACTTATATGATTGA
- a CDS encoding FmdE family protein, translating to MNAETLEFAIKLHSHLSPGLALGIRMAEIAYKNLGVNLRGKGLLSIAETSLCIPDALQVLVGTTMGNRNLIVKDYGKLALSVVRTDTMEGYRVSLKRDAVNKSELMRKFLLRESKLSKEDERELAEEFLSLEEGFFDVRKIKIKIAFEKKKESIVECEKCGELQPLNYTIEKDGKRICFICNGESYFEEIKY from the coding sequence ATGAATGCAGAAACTCTTGAATTTGCAATAAAATTGCACAGCCATTTAAGCCCTGGGCTTGCTCTTGGAATTAGAATGGCTGAAATAGCGTATAAAAATTTAGGGGTAAATCTAAGAGGAAAAGGACTGTTAAGCATTGCTGAAACTTCTCTATGCATTCCAGATGCTCTGCAAGTTTTGGTTGGGACAACTATGGGGAACAGAAATTTGATCGTCAAGGATTACGGTAAGCTTGCACTTTCAGTAGTTAGAACTGACACCATGGAAGGTTACAGAGTCAGTTTAAAGAGAGATGCGGTAAATAAATCCGAACTCATGAGGAAATTCCTTCTAAGAGAGAGTAAACTCTCCAAAGAAGATGAAAGAGAACTTGCCGAGGAATTCTTGTCACTCGAAGAGGGTTTTTTTGATGTGAGGAAAATAAAAATAAAAATAGCTTTCGAGAAGAAAAAAGAGAGTATTGTTGAATGTGAAAAATGTGGAGAACTCCAGCCACTCAACTACACAATTGAAAAAGACGGAAAGAGAATTTGCTTTATCTGCAATGGCGAAAGCTATTTTGAAGAGATTAAATATTAA
- a CDS encoding 4Fe-4S dicluster domain-containing protein, with amino-acid sequence MVSLPQIAWVFDLNKCNGCPTCVENCWTLWLSQSPEEKEQFWCVVLTMPGLGYPKGWEKMGGGFDAKGNPILGKIPEDGELHDWVEYDWRVNKEGKVEIVDGKPVLLKKKPKWTFNWEEDVGGGEWPNSWHFYLPKLCNHCSKPACLAVCEVGAITKAENGMVLIDEEKCNGCKKCISACPYKIPNYNKKLNIVQKCIACFPRLEKGVAPACARACPARAVHFGFLEDKNSSVYKLVKKWKVALPLHPEFNTEPNVYYVPPLSSPKFDKDGRLTNEERIPIDYLKSLFGPEVERALKTLKEEREKMRKGMDSELMRILIGFRWPDDFFGGFNKHPDEVFVLEVKK; translated from the coding sequence GTGGTGTCCTTGCCACAGATTGCGTGGGTTTTTGATCTGAACAAGTGTAATGGCTGTCCGACTTGCGTAGAGAACTGCTGGACTCTTTGGCTAAGTCAGTCTCCTGAAGAAAAGGAGCAATTCTGGTGTGTCGTTTTGACAATGCCTGGATTGGGCTATCCGAAGGGATGGGAGAAAATGGGTGGAGGATTTGATGCTAAGGGTAACCCAATACTTGGAAAAATACCAGAAGATGGAGAACTGCATGATTGGGTCGAATATGATTGGAGGGTCAACAAAGAGGGAAAGGTTGAAATAGTGGATGGCAAACCGGTTTTGCTAAAGAAAAAGCCTAAATGGACATTCAACTGGGAAGAGGATGTTGGGGGAGGAGAATGGCCAAATAGCTGGCATTTTTACCTTCCAAAGCTGTGCAACCATTGTTCAAAGCCAGCATGTCTGGCAGTGTGTGAAGTTGGAGCAATAACCAAGGCGGAAAACGGAATGGTGCTGATAGATGAGGAGAAATGCAATGGCTGTAAGAAATGCATTTCAGCATGCCCTTATAAGATACCGAACTACAATAAGAAGCTCAATATCGTTCAGAAATGCATTGCCTGCTTTCCAAGACTTGAAAAAGGAGTAGCTCCCGCCTGTGCAAGAGCCTGCCCAGCAAGAGCAGTCCACTTTGGCTTCCTCGAAGACAAAAACTCTTCAGTCTACAAACTCGTCAAAAAGTGGAAAGTAGCCCTTCCCCTGCATCCAGAATTTAACACAGAACCAAATGTCTACTATGTCCCACCTCTTTCATCGCCAAAGTTCGACAAAGACGGAAGGCTTACGAACGAAGAAAGAATCCCCATAGACTATCTAAAATCTCTATTCGGCCCAGAAGTTGAAAGAGCTCTCAAAACTCTCAAAGAAGAAAGAGAAAAGATGAGAAAAGGAATGGATTCAGAGCTTATGAGAATTCTTATCGGCTTCAGATGGCCAGACGACTTTTTTGGAGGGTTTAATAAGCATCCAGACGAAGTTTTCGTTTTGGAGGTGAAAAAATGA